A window of Hymenobacter aerilatus contains these coding sequences:
- a CDS encoding fatty acid desaturase family protein codes for MHAPKFAASRSFHQELKRRTNAYFAEAGKATTGGKSLFIKALILTITFVALYVHLVFLTPPTWLAVLECLLLGGVGAAIGFNVMHDGAHGSFSKKRWVNQFAAFTLNVMGGNSFMWNMKHNLIHHMYTNIDGIDDDLDAQPWLRLSPGQPRRRLHRFQHLYFWFFYALLFIAWIFYMDYQKYFRGKIGEMPIKKMNASDQGVFWGFKALHLGLFVALPIYMVGFVSWLVGFLLFMAVAGFTLSIVFQLAHTVEHAEFPVPHATTNKLEDEWAIHQIKTTANFATDNKILSWLVGGLNFQVEHHLFPTISHVHYPAINKIIRQVCEEFGIEYNEYPKMRYAVASHVAHLRELGRR; via the coding sequence ATGCATGCACCCAAATTCGCGGCTTCCCGCTCTTTTCATCAGGAGCTGAAGCGCCGCACCAACGCCTACTTTGCCGAAGCTGGTAAAGCTACTACGGGCGGCAAGTCCTTGTTTATCAAAGCCCTGATTCTAACCATCACCTTCGTTGCCCTCTACGTGCACTTGGTATTCCTGACGCCGCCTACCTGGTTGGCCGTGCTCGAATGCCTGTTGCTGGGCGGCGTGGGCGCTGCTATCGGCTTCAACGTGATGCACGATGGCGCCCACGGTTCGTTCAGCAAAAAGCGCTGGGTGAATCAGTTTGCGGCGTTTACGCTGAATGTGATGGGCGGCAACAGCTTTATGTGGAACATGAAGCACAACCTCATCCACCACATGTACACCAACATCGACGGGATAGACGACGACCTAGACGCGCAGCCCTGGCTACGCCTCAGCCCCGGCCAGCCGCGTCGTCGCCTGCACCGCTTCCAGCACCTGTACTTCTGGTTTTTCTATGCCTTGCTGTTTATCGCCTGGATTTTCTACATGGATTACCAGAAGTATTTCCGGGGTAAGATCGGGGAGATGCCCATCAAGAAAATGAACGCATCGGACCAAGGCGTTTTTTGGGGCTTTAAGGCGCTTCACCTGGGACTGTTTGTGGCCTTGCCAATTTATATGGTAGGATTCGTGAGCTGGTTGGTAGGGTTCCTGCTCTTTATGGCAGTGGCCGGTTTCACCCTCAGCATCGTGTTCCAACTGGCGCACACTGTAGAGCACGCCGAGTTTCCGGTGCCGCATGCCACTACCAATAAGCTGGAAGACGAGTGGGCCATTCACCAGATTAAGACTACGGCCAACTTTGCCACGGACAACAAGATTCTAAGCTGGCTGGTTGGTGGGCTCAACTTTCAGGTAGAGCACCATTTGTTTCCTACCATCTCCCACGTGCACTACCCAGCTATCAACAAGATTATTCGGCAAGTGTGCGAGGAGTTTGGCATTGAGTACAACGAGTACCCGAAGATGCGCTACGCAGTAGCCTCGCACGTGGCACATTTGCGCGAGTTGGGTAGGCGGTAG
- a CDS encoding purine-nucleoside phosphorylase, which yields MQHLREATAYLQTHLQDFQPEFGIILGTGLGGLVHEIEVQHTFSYADIPHFPVSTVESHSGKLLAGTLAGRRVLVMQGRFHFYEGYSMEQVVFPVRVLKLLGIQKLFVSNAGGGLNPDYNYADLMLIEDHINLQPTNPLIGKNLDELGPRFPDMLEPYDHSLLALAEKAAQKLGFADKVRRGVYASLPGPMLETPAEYRYLRTIGADGVGMSTVPEVIAAVHMQLPVLAISVITDLCAPGKLKRVQLADILRVAADAEPRLTALLKAVVEQC from the coding sequence ATGCAACATCTCCGCGAAGCCACTGCCTACCTCCAGACCCACCTGCAAGATTTTCAACCCGAGTTCGGCATCATCCTCGGCACCGGCTTGGGTGGGTTGGTCCACGAAATTGAGGTGCAGCACACCTTCTCCTACGCCGATATTCCGCATTTTCCGGTATCGACGGTGGAGAGCCACTCGGGCAAGCTGCTGGCGGGTACGCTGGCGGGTAGGAGGGTGCTGGTGATGCAAGGGCGCTTTCACTTCTATGAGGGCTACTCCATGGAACAGGTGGTGTTTCCGGTGCGCGTGCTGAAGCTGTTAGGCATTCAGAAGCTGTTTGTGAGCAATGCCGGCGGTGGCCTCAACCCCGACTACAACTACGCCGACCTCATGCTCATTGAGGACCACATCAACCTGCAACCCACCAACCCGCTCATCGGCAAAAACCTGGACGAGCTAGGGCCACGCTTCCCCGATATGCTGGAGCCCTACGACCACAGCCTGCTGGCCCTGGCCGAGAAAGCCGCCCAGAAGTTAGGCTTTGCCGACAAAGTGCGACGCGGCGTGTACGCCTCCCTACCCGGCCCCATGCTCGAAACGCCCGCCGAGTACCGCTACCTGCGCACCATCGGGGCCGATGGGGTAGGGATGAGCACCGTGCCCGAAGTTATTGCCGCTGTGCACATGCAGCTGCCCGTGCTGGCCATATCCGTCATCACCGACCTATGCGCCCCCGGCAAGCTCAAGCGCGTGCAGCTCGCCGACATCCTGCGCGTAGCCGCCGACGCCGAGCCTCGACTTACTGCGTTGCTGAAAGCCGTGGTAGAGCAGTGTTGA
- a CDS encoding methyltransferase domain-containing protein produces the protein MHKNKGIVHVRKSQTKSDKVMQPTSTLDAAYWQGRYEAGQTGWDTGEITPPLREYFTQLPGPDARRILIPGAGRGYEAEYLYRHGYPNVWVADVAPDALAALQARVPDFPVEHLLLQDFFTLSPAEPFDLLVEQTFFCALDPDQRPAYARQCAALLRPSGILVGLLFDTEFSQPGPPFGGSAAEYRTYFEPYFDFVHFAPAYNSLQPRQGRELFMCLRRKTEVKL, from the coding sequence GTGCACAAAAATAAAGGGATTGTGCACGTGCGCAAGTCTCAGACGAAATCAGACAAGGTGATGCAACCTACTTCAACGCTCGACGCAGCCTACTGGCAAGGCCGCTACGAGGCCGGGCAAACTGGCTGGGACACGGGTGAAATAACGCCACCTCTGCGGGAATATTTCACGCAGCTACCCGGCCCCGATGCCCGCCGCATCCTCATTCCGGGCGCTGGACGCGGCTACGAGGCCGAGTATTTGTACCGCCACGGCTACCCCAACGTGTGGGTGGCCGATGTGGCGCCCGACGCGCTAGCGGCGCTGCAAGCCCGTGTGCCCGACTTCCCAGTGGAGCACTTGCTGTTGCAGGATTTTTTCACGCTGTCGCCCGCCGAGCCGTTCGATTTGCTGGTAGAGCAAACCTTCTTCTGCGCCCTCGACCCCGATCAGCGCCCTGCCTACGCCCGGCAGTGCGCCGCACTGCTGCGCCCCAGCGGCATACTCGTGGGCCTACTCTTCGATACCGAATTTTCGCAGCCTGGCCCGCCCTTTGGGGGTAGCGCGGCAGAATACCGTACCTACTTTGAGCCGTACTTCGACTTCGTGCACTTCGCGCCGGCCTACAATTCCTTGCAGCCCCGGCAGGGTAGGGAGTTGTTTATGTGCCTACGTCGGAAAACGGAGGTTAAGCTGTAG
- the kdsA gene encoding 3-deoxy-8-phosphooctulonate synthase translates to MFAQLANALPHFRNTNSGQFFLMAGPCVIEGEDMALRIAERIKHITDKLQIPYIFKGSYRKANRSRLDSFTGIGDETALRILQKVGREIGVPTVTDIHETTEAAFAAEYVDVLQIPAFLCRQTDLLIAAAKTGKVVNVKKGQFLSGDAMQFAVDKVRQSGNEHVILTERGNSFGYSDLVVDFRNLPAMQQFGVPVVMDVTHSLQKPNQSSGVTGGQPALIETIAKAAIAVGADGLFIETHPTPATAKSDGANMLPLDQLEGLLTRLTALRQALQDTGSIEALSA, encoded by the coding sequence ATGTTTGCCCAACTCGCCAACGCCCTTCCACACTTCCGCAATACCAATTCCGGCCAGTTTTTTCTGATGGCTGGCCCCTGCGTCATCGAGGGGGAAGACATGGCTTTGCGTATTGCCGAGCGCATCAAGCACATCACCGACAAGCTCCAGATTCCGTACATCTTCAAGGGGTCTTACCGCAAGGCCAACCGTAGCCGCCTAGATTCCTTCACGGGTATCGGCGACGAAACGGCCCTGCGCATCCTGCAAAAGGTAGGGCGCGAAATCGGGGTGCCTACCGTGACTGACATCCACGAAACCACCGAGGCCGCCTTTGCCGCCGAGTACGTAGACGTGCTGCAAATTCCGGCGTTCCTATGTCGCCAGACCGATTTACTGATTGCCGCTGCTAAAACCGGCAAGGTCGTGAACGTGAAGAAAGGTCAGTTTCTGAGCGGCGACGCCATGCAATTTGCCGTGGACAAGGTGCGGCAGTCCGGCAACGAGCACGTGATTTTGACCGAGCGCGGCAACTCATTCGGCTACTCCGATTTGGTAGTGGACTTCCGCAACCTGCCGGCTATGCAGCAGTTTGGCGTGCCCGTGGTGATGGACGTAACCCATTCCCTCCAAAAGCCCAACCAAAGCAGCGGCGTGACAGGCGGACAGCCGGCCCTCATCGAAACTATTGCCAAAGCCGCCATTGCCGTAGGCGCCGATGGGCTATTCATCGAAACGCACCCTACCCCCGCCACTGCCAAATCGGACGGTGCCAACATGCTGCCGCTAGATCAGCTGGAAGGCCTGCTTACGCGCCTCACCGCCTTGCGCCAAGCGTTGCAAGACACGGGCAGCATTGAGGCGCTGTCGGCGTAA
- the rpsA gene encoding 30S ribosomal protein S1, with protein sequence MAEVVDNFDWDNVGANSFGGNYSAEERARMEEMYSDTLTTVQEEEVVRGVVVGITDRDVILNIGFKSDGLVPVSEFRDLPDLKPGDEVEVFIEEQENANGQLILSRKKAKIKQAWKAIYDALENDTILEGVVKRRTKGGLIMDLDGVEAFLPGSQIDVKPIRDFDIYVGRRMEVKVVKINAAFDNVVVSHKVLIEKDLEKQREAILNNLEKGQILEGVIKNMTNFGVFIDLGGVDGLLHITDISWGRIAHPSEVLQLDQKLNVVVLDFDEAKKRISLGLKQLTPHPWDSLPEDMGVGSKVKGRIVNVADYGAFMEIIPGVEGLIHVSEMSWSQHLRNPQDFIKQGDVVEAQILTLDREDRKMSLGIKQLSEDPWTRGDFAEKYAVGTKHNGLVRNLTNFGLFVELEEGVDGLVHVSDLSWTKKIKHPSEVVKVGDRLDVLVLELDVANRRLALGHKQLEENPWDTFQTVFTPGSVHRATITEKNDRGAVLELPYGIEGFAYPKSLQKEDGSQAENGESLDFRVVEFSKDDRRIVLSHTAVYNQSQEEESRASKFKKKTPTATAGGVATTSAADVKKATSQPAEKSTLGDLDALSALRDRMMGSEREAGEQKLQAQASKKAAPAAEEEGLVARVTKAASDAIDTVTHAAEDVVDRAKHLLDSDDDTNKEDKA encoded by the coding sequence ATGGCAGAAGTAGTAGACAACTTCGACTGGGACAACGTCGGAGCCAACAGCTTCGGCGGTAATTATTCCGCAGAGGAGCGCGCCCGGATGGAGGAAATGTACAGCGACACGCTGACGACCGTCCAGGAAGAAGAAGTAGTACGTGGCGTAGTGGTAGGCATCACCGACCGCGACGTTATCCTGAACATTGGTTTCAAGTCCGACGGACTGGTACCAGTGTCTGAATTCCGTGACCTGCCCGATCTGAAGCCCGGCGACGAGGTGGAAGTATTCATCGAGGAGCAGGAAAACGCAAACGGCCAGCTGATCCTGTCGCGCAAGAAGGCGAAGATCAAGCAGGCTTGGAAAGCTATTTACGACGCTCTGGAGAATGACACCATTCTGGAAGGCGTAGTAAAGCGTCGCACCAAAGGTGGTCTGATTATGGACCTGGACGGCGTAGAAGCCTTCCTACCCGGCTCGCAAATCGACGTGAAGCCTATCCGTGACTTCGACATTTATGTAGGTCGTCGCATGGAAGTGAAAGTGGTGAAAATCAACGCTGCTTTCGACAACGTGGTAGTTTCGCACAAAGTCCTGATCGAGAAAGACCTCGAGAAGCAGCGCGAAGCCATCCTCAACAACCTGGAGAAAGGCCAGATCCTGGAGGGCGTTATCAAGAACATGACCAACTTCGGTGTGTTCATCGACCTCGGTGGCGTAGATGGTCTGCTGCACATCACCGACATCTCGTGGGGCCGCATTGCACATCCTTCGGAAGTGCTGCAACTCGACCAGAAGTTGAACGTGGTAGTACTGGACTTCGACGAAGCCAAGAAGCGTATTTCATTGGGCCTGAAGCAGCTGACCCCGCACCCATGGGATTCGCTGCCCGAGGACATGGGCGTAGGCTCAAAAGTGAAAGGCCGCATTGTGAACGTAGCCGACTACGGCGCATTCATGGAAATTATCCCTGGCGTAGAAGGTCTCATCCACGTATCAGAAATGTCGTGGAGCCAGCACCTGCGCAACCCGCAGGACTTCATCAAGCAGGGCGACGTGGTAGAAGCGCAGATTCTGACGCTAGACCGCGAAGACCGCAAGATGAGCCTGGGTATCAAGCAACTGAGCGAAGATCCATGGACTCGTGGTGATTTCGCTGAGAAGTATGCTGTGGGTACCAAGCACAACGGCCTGGTGCGCAACCTGACCAACTTCGGCCTGTTCGTAGAACTGGAAGAAGGTGTAGACGGCCTCGTGCACGTGTCGGACCTGTCGTGGACCAAGAAGATCAAGCATCCTTCAGAAGTCGTGAAAGTAGGCGACCGTCTGGACGTGCTGGTACTGGAGCTGGATGTAGCTAACCGCCGCCTAGCCCTGGGCCACAAGCAGCTGGAAGAAAACCCCTGGGATACGTTCCAGACGGTATTCACTCCTGGCTCGGTGCACCGCGCTACCATCACGGAGAAAAACGACCGTGGTGCCGTGCTGGAGCTGCCCTATGGCATCGAAGGCTTCGCTTATCCTAAGTCGCTGCAGAAAGAAGACGGCTCGCAGGCTGAAAACGGCGAATCGCTGGACTTCCGCGTGGTAGAATTCTCGAAGGACGACCGTCGCATCGTACTCTCGCACACGGCTGTATACAACCAGTCGCAAGAAGAAGAAAGCCGTGCTTCTAAGTTCAAGAAGAAGACGCCAACTGCTACCGCTGGTGGTGTTGCTACTACTAGCGCAGCCGACGTGAAGAAGGCTACCTCGCAGCCGGCTGAAAAGTCGACGCTGGGTGACCTGGACGCCTTGAGCGCCCTGCGTGACCGGATGATGGGCTCGGAGCGTGAGGCTGGTGAGCAGAAGCTGCAGGCGCAAGCCAGCAAGAAAGCTGCTCCCGCTGCCGAAGAAGAGGGCCTGGTTGCCCGCGTAACCAAAGCCGCTTCCGACGCCATCGACACCGTGACGCACGCTGCCGAAGACGTAGTTGACCGTGCCAAGCACCTGCTCGACTCGGACGACGACACCAACAAAGAAGACAAAGCGTAA
- a CDS encoding DUF4249 domain-containing protein, translating to MRCFRRQPVAWLLLSLFAPTLLAGCGSLQKDVDVVLPFGPSQLVVEAYLEPNVVPRLAVTETQPYLAEVAIPLVPDVTAIIIRPNGTRDTLMYAPTIDRATRKGYTHIGRRRLNARPGDTFQLEVYDKQGRRLTGTATMPTTVPIQNVEWRFNNETGNQRRAYVLNTFQDPAGLGDAYRFMVHRRSLLNDPEVEYTVQDRLTDGQSITLGTSYEFRPNDTLIVSLFHLDTPYYNFLQSVQDARSANNNPFAQPSGVKSTVTGGVGVFTVLSVQRQNIILRE from the coding sequence ATGCGCTGTTTCCGCCGCCAACCTGTGGCCTGGCTGTTGCTGAGCCTCTTTGCCCCTACCCTGCTGGCCGGCTGCGGCAGCTTGCAGAAAGACGTTGACGTGGTCTTGCCCTTTGGGCCGTCGCAGTTGGTAGTGGAGGCTTATCTAGAGCCAAATGTGGTGCCGCGCCTAGCCGTGACCGAAACGCAGCCCTACCTAGCCGAGGTTGCTATACCATTGGTACCCGATGTTACGGCCATCATTATCCGCCCCAACGGCACCCGCGATACGCTGATGTACGCGCCCACCATCGACCGCGCTACGCGCAAGGGCTACACGCACATTGGCCGACGCCGGCTGAATGCCCGCCCCGGCGACACCTTCCAGTTAGAAGTGTATGATAAGCAAGGTAGGCGCCTGACTGGTACAGCTACCATGCCGACTACCGTACCGATTCAGAATGTGGAGTGGCGCTTCAATAATGAAACCGGCAACCAGCGCCGGGCCTACGTCCTCAACACTTTCCAGGACCCTGCTGGCCTGGGCGACGCCTACCGCTTCATGGTACACCGCCGCTCGCTGCTCAACGACCCGGAAGTAGAGTACACCGTGCAAGACCGCCTCACCGATGGCCAGAGTATCACGCTGGGCACCTCCTACGAGTTTCGCCCCAACGATACGCTCATTGTCAGCCTTTTCCACCTCGACACGCCCTATTACAACTTCCTGCAATCGGTGCAAGATGCGCGCAGTGCCAACAACAACCCCTTCGCGCAGCCATCCGGCGTGAAATCAACCGTAACAGGCGGTGTGGGCGTGTTCACGGTACTGAGCGTGCAGCGGCAGAATATTATTCTGCGGGAGTAA
- the sppA gene encoding signal peptide peptidase SppA — protein MKQFFKYVLATLTGLVLFGILSVVLLLGALFALASSADKEVTVASNSVLEIKLDKPLAERESHSSLASLISSQADDIGLEQVKEAIGRAKNDGDIKGILLNVELVQGGMASLEEIRDALLDFKKSGKFIVSYADAQSEKSYYLASVANRIYLNPQGTLEFNGLSSETYYYKNLFDKLGVEPYIFRVGSFKSAVEPYFRTSMSDSARLQTSSFLNSLNDYMLGHVATARRIPGPRLKVISDSMLVHNADDAKRLGLVTHLGYYDQATDYIKGKVGIAKDKKLSTIDLSDYSKNSETETLNSNRIAVIYAEGDIVTGKGSSSSIGSTRFAEAIRKARLDDNVKAVVLRVNSPGGSSLASDIIYREVVLTKKVKPIICSMSDVAASGGYFIAMACDTIVAHPNTITGSIGVFGVLPNIGPFLSEKIGVTTDRVNTGEFSDIPTITRPLTAYEKQQLQQEVDRIYADFTTKAAQGRRMPVERLRRLASGRVWSGSEAKARGLVDVLGSMDDALRIAARRANLKEGDYSLQRLPRQKTFVESMFSSLNEEVRLRMVKQEMGALYPMYEQYQKLLQMKGVQARMPFEMTIE, from the coding sequence ATGAAACAATTTTTTAAATACGTGCTGGCTACGCTCACGGGGCTGGTGCTGTTTGGTATACTAAGCGTTGTGCTGCTGCTGGGGGCGCTGTTTGCCCTGGCCAGCTCTGCTGATAAGGAAGTGACGGTAGCCAGCAACTCGGTGCTGGAAATCAAGCTAGATAAGCCGCTGGCCGAGCGCGAGAGTCATAGCTCGCTGGCCTCGCTGATCAGTTCCCAGGCCGATGATATTGGGCTGGAACAGGTGAAAGAAGCCATTGGTCGGGCCAAAAACGACGGCGACATCAAAGGCATTTTGCTGAACGTGGAGCTGGTGCAGGGCGGCATGGCCTCGCTGGAGGAAATCCGCGACGCGCTGCTGGACTTCAAGAAGTCGGGCAAATTCATCGTGTCGTACGCCGATGCGCAGTCGGAAAAGAGCTACTATCTGGCCTCGGTGGCCAACCGCATCTACCTCAATCCGCAGGGTACGCTGGAGTTCAACGGCCTCAGCTCGGAGACGTACTATTACAAAAACCTGTTCGATAAGCTGGGTGTGGAGCCCTACATCTTTCGGGTAGGGTCGTTTAAGAGCGCTGTGGAGCCGTACTTCCGCACCAGCATGTCGGACTCGGCGCGTTTGCAAACGTCGTCCTTCCTGAACTCCCTTAACGACTACATGCTAGGCCACGTGGCCACGGCGCGCCGCATTCCGGGGCCGCGCCTCAAGGTCATCAGCGACTCGATGCTGGTGCACAACGCCGACGACGCTAAGCGCCTCGGTCTGGTGACGCACCTAGGCTACTACGACCAGGCCACCGACTACATCAAAGGGAAGGTAGGCATAGCCAAGGATAAAAAGCTGAGCACGATTGACCTGAGCGACTACTCCAAAAACAGCGAGACAGAAACGCTGAACAGCAACCGCATTGCCGTAATCTATGCCGAGGGCGACATCGTGACGGGCAAGGGTAGCAGCAGCAGCATTGGCAGCACGCGCTTTGCCGAAGCCATTCGCAAAGCCCGCCTCGACGACAACGTGAAAGCCGTGGTGTTGCGCGTGAATTCGCCGGGCGGCTCGTCGCTGGCGTCGGATATCATCTACCGCGAAGTGGTGCTTACTAAAAAGGTGAAGCCTATTATCTGCTCCATGTCGGATGTGGCGGCGTCGGGTGGCTACTTCATTGCCATGGCCTGCGACACCATTGTGGCCCACCCCAATACCATTACGGGCAGCATCGGCGTATTTGGCGTGCTGCCGAACATCGGCCCGTTTCTGAGTGAGAAAATCGGGGTGACGACGGACCGCGTAAATACGGGCGAGTTCTCGGACATCCCGACCATTACGCGCCCGCTCACGGCCTACGAGAAGCAGCAGCTGCAACAGGAGGTAGACCGCATCTACGCCGATTTTACCACCAAAGCCGCCCAGGGCCGCCGTATGCCGGTGGAGCGTCTGCGTCGCCTGGCGTCGGGTAGGGTATGGTCAGGCTCGGAGGCCAAGGCCCGCGGCCTCGTAGACGTGCTGGGCTCTATGGACGATGCCCTGCGCATTGCCGCCCGCCGCGCCAACTTGAAAGAAGGCGACTACTCCTTGCAGCGCCTACCCCGTCAGAAGACGTTTGTCGAGAGCATGTTCAGCAGCCTGAACGAGGAAGTGCGCCTGCGTATGGTGAAGCAGGAAATGGGTGCCCTCTACCCAATGTATGAGCAGTACCAGAAGCTCCTGCAGATGAAGGGAGTGCAGGCCCGTATGCCGTTTGAAATGACAATTGAATAA
- the cphA gene encoding cyanophycin synthetase, producing MKIVDLRTMRGPSYWSVKHTRLIVMKVDFGEWAGTWSNSVAELPEQLAELFPNLGMANPHHSAEAAKHPPLTREQLADGEPLAYVLQHMALALQRQAGMPVYWGKSYPAHEEGMDMIVFSYREERAGRQAAEYAVETLDALCNGKPVDLKPILAELHHIREEEYFGPSTQSIVSEAASRNIPYIQLESSNIIQLGYGVNQKRIWATTTTYTCNAGVEIAGNKNRTKAMLKNAGVPVPRGTTVYSEDGLRDAIEELGFPIVTKPLDGNHGKGATIKIQNWEDAVAGLKAAQEYSRAVIVEQFIEGADFRLLVVNGKLVAAAKRTPAAVTGDGTHTIQQLIDEVNTDPRRGIGHEKVLTAIKADKHTLDILAAQQLTLDSVLPTGQTVYLKSTANISTGGTATDVTDLVDPYNVLLAERVAGIIGLDICGIDLLTNDIAVPLNETRGAVIEVNAAPGFRMHISPTDGLPRNVAAPVVDMLFPPSVPSRIPIIAVTGTNGKTTTTRLIAHMVASKGYKVGFTTTDGIYIQGVQLQKGDCTGGQSAEFVLRDPTVNYAVLETARGGMLRSGLGFHSCDIAVVTNVAADHLGLRDIYTVEEMAAVKGVLPRTVRKNGWAVLNADDDLVYQMGHKLDCRVAYFSMDENNPRILEHVEDGGVAAVYEEGYITIYKNSYKLRIDRAAEFPITFGGRAGFNIENILAAALAGYLAGFSKDDIKTALRTFIPSASKTPGRMNIFKYPQFEVIVDYAHNTAGITKFAEFLNATEATHKVGIVSGLGDRREEDTLGFARIAGQIFDEVILRQDRDLRGKTAEELRDLMTRGLQLDKLEIPITYIEDELDAIDHALHTARPGSVVCILTENIGGAIKKLENYQPV from the coding sequence ATGAAGATTGTCGACCTGCGCACCATGCGCGGCCCTAGCTATTGGTCTGTTAAACACACCCGCCTGATTGTGATGAAGGTGGACTTTGGGGAGTGGGCCGGCACTTGGTCGAATAGCGTAGCTGAGTTACCAGAGCAACTGGCAGAACTGTTCCCGAACCTGGGCATGGCCAATCCGCACCACTCTGCTGAGGCTGCCAAGCACCCGCCTCTCACGCGCGAGCAATTAGCCGACGGCGAACCACTAGCCTACGTGCTGCAACACATGGCGCTGGCCTTGCAGCGGCAAGCTGGTATGCCAGTGTACTGGGGCAAATCCTACCCTGCGCACGAAGAGGGCATGGATATGATAGTATTTTCCTATCGAGAGGAGCGGGCCGGCCGCCAAGCCGCCGAATACGCGGTGGAAACCCTGGATGCGCTGTGCAACGGCAAACCGGTGGACTTGAAGCCGATACTGGCAGAGTTGCACCACATTCGTGAAGAAGAGTATTTCGGCCCCAGCACGCAAAGCATTGTATCGGAAGCGGCCTCGCGCAATATTCCATACATCCAATTGGAAAGTAGCAATATCATTCAGCTAGGCTACGGAGTAAACCAAAAGCGTATCTGGGCCACTACTACTACCTATACCTGCAACGCGGGGGTGGAAATTGCGGGCAATAAGAACCGCACGAAAGCCATGCTCAAGAACGCAGGCGTGCCCGTGCCCCGCGGTACTACCGTGTACTCCGAAGACGGTCTGCGCGACGCCATCGAGGAATTAGGCTTTCCCATTGTGACCAAGCCGCTAGATGGCAACCACGGCAAGGGCGCTACCATCAAGATTCAGAACTGGGAAGATGCCGTGGCGGGTCTAAAAGCAGCACAGGAATACTCGCGCGCCGTGATTGTGGAGCAATTTATCGAAGGCGCTGACTTCCGATTATTGGTGGTAAATGGCAAGCTGGTGGCTGCGGCCAAGCGCACGCCCGCTGCCGTGACGGGCGACGGAACGCACACCATTCAGCAGTTGATTGACGAAGTAAACACCGACCCTCGCCGCGGCATTGGGCACGAAAAAGTGCTCACGGCTATCAAAGCTGACAAGCACACGCTGGATATTCTGGCGGCTCAGCAACTCACGCTGGACTCGGTGTTGCCCACGGGCCAGACAGTTTACCTCAAAAGCACGGCCAACATTAGCACTGGGGGCACGGCCACTGATGTGACTGACCTGGTAGACCCTTACAATGTGCTGCTGGCTGAGCGCGTGGCCGGTATTATCGGCCTCGATATCTGCGGCATCGACCTATTAACCAATGATATTGCGGTGCCGCTCAACGAAACTCGCGGTGCCGTAATTGAGGTGAATGCTGCGCCTGGCTTCCGGATGCATATTTCGCCTACTGATGGGCTACCACGCAACGTGGCCGCGCCCGTGGTAGACATGTTGTTTCCGCCCAGTGTGCCGTCTCGCATCCCTATCATCGCCGTGACGGGTACCAACGGCAAAACCACCACCACGCGCCTGATTGCGCACATGGTGGCATCCAAGGGCTATAAGGTAGGATTCACGACGACGGATGGCATCTACATCCAGGGGGTGCAGCTCCAGAAAGGTGACTGCACCGGCGGCCAGAGCGCCGAGTTTGTGCTGCGCGACCCTACCGTGAACTACGCGGTGCTAGAAACCGCCCGCGGCGGAATGCTGCGCTCGGGCCTGGGCTTTCACTCCTGCGATATTGCCGTGGTGACCAACGTAGCGGCCGACCACTTGGGCCTGCGCGATATTTACACGGTAGAGGAAATGGCCGCCGTGAAGGGCGTGCTACCCCGCACGGTGCGTAAAAACGGCTGGGCAGTGCTCAACGCCGACGATGACTTGGTGTACCAGATGGGCCACAAGCTCGACTGCCGCGTGGCCTACTTCAGCATGGATGAGAACAACCCACGCATTTTGGAGCACGTGGAAGACGGCGGCGTGGCCGCGGTGTACGAAGAAGGTTATATCACCATCTACAAAAACAGCTACAAGCTACGCATCGACCGGGCCGCGGAGTTTCCGATAACGTTTGGGGGTAGGGCCGGTTTCAACATCGAGAATATCTTGGCGGCGGCCCTGGCCGGCTACTTGGCTGGCTTTAGTAAGGATGATATCAAGACGGCGTTGCGCACGTTCATACCCTCGGCCAGCAAAACGCCGGGCCGCATGAATATATTCAAATACCCGCAGTTTGAGGTGATTGTCGACTACGCCCACAACACGGCGGGTATCACAAAATTTGCGGAATTCCTGAATGCCACCGAGGCCACGCACAAGGTAGGCATCGTGTCGGGGCTGGGCGACCGGCGCGAGGAGGATACGCTGGGCTTTGCGCGCATAGCCGGCCAGATTTTCGATGAGGTAATCCTGCGCCAGGACCGTGACTTGCGTGGCAAAACCGCTGAGGAACTGCGCGACCTGATGACTCGCGGCCTGCAACTCGACAAACTGGAAATTCCTATCACCTACATCGAAGATGAGCTGGACGCCATCGACCACGCTCTGCACACGGCCCGTCCAGGCTCCGTAGTGTGCATTCTCACCGAGAACATCGGTGGCGCCATCAAGAAGCTGGAAAACTATCAGCCTGTCTGA